From the genome of Zerene cesonia ecotype Mississippi chromosome 24, Zerene_cesonia_1.1, whole genome shotgun sequence:
TACGTGTCGAAGAATGGAAAGtacgacgacatgtgacatctgccaaccagcTCTTGGTAGAttgtggcctgaaccctcataggtaACCCGTGGCCCTGCATTGGGAAGAAATATtgtctgatgatgatgataatgataatggtgatgatgatgatgatgatgaagtgaTAAGGCCGGCCCCATTATATCTTTAACgatagattttctttttttcttcttattttctgttatgtataataaaagtgctaaaataaaataaataaaaaatggtatgataatggtgatgatgatgatgatgatgatacttatgatgatgatgatgatgatgataatgatgataatgatggtGTTTCAGCGTTGCTCTTCGGCGAGCAAATCGGCGCCAAGCAAGCGTCGGTGAACGGCATGGGCAACGGCGGGCGGCACATCGGCTCCATAGACCCGGCGTGCGACGTCGCGGCGGTCGTGCGCGACGCGTACGAGAACGCGCGGTTCCTATGCGACCGGTACTACCTGGCGTCGCCCGAGCTGGAGCTCCTGCAGAACGGCGGTGAGTGCGCTGTGACCGACTTCGAAAAAGGGAGGTTCGACGGGATTTGTTTTTTGGTCTGTTCTGTCAGGACCTCAGGACGTTCGACTGGATGGAcccacttatttttttttatgattctgaCATTAAGCCTCCCGTGTAGACCCAGTTGAATTTGGTCCAGTTCTgggttctgacaatttgaaaacGATGTAGtttcttgttaaaataatactgttatgtataatatgttggTATGTAATCCACTAGGTCATAATCGATTTAAACGTACTCTGAACCTACAGATTTAATTCGAACTTTGTACTAAGCGTACAAGGATCGGTGATAGTACACTAATTTCTTATCATTTTCCATATTAAGTTGTAAGTTGTGGTCACATATAACAGGTTATGCATACGCCaactcttatttataaattgatttatagcTTAAGTATACATGTAACGATCCTTTGtgatacttaaaaataaaaaaattaaataaatacatattagaaCCGCCAAGGTTAAATAACTTCCATACGTTGTGTTGATTCTATCACCAAAGCCCTTTTTTTAGTTCCTTTGTATTAAAGCATATAAGTCCTTTCATTTCATGTCCGAAATGTTGACAGGCTGAAGATGCTATAAtcacagtaatattataaatttgaaagttcgattgtttgaatttttgtccgtcgatcacgctgaaactactgaacggatcttgatcaaaatttaatatgagcCGTCTTGGGCGATAGGATACTATTCATCTCGTTTAAATGCCCCCCTGGGATAAAACAGCAATCTTAACATCCGGACGGTCTAGCCCTCTTATAATTCCTCCCCAGTGGCCAGCGAGCGTCCGATGCCAATCATCTACGTGCCCTCCCACCTGTACCACATGCTGTTCGAGCTGTTCAAGAACGCGATGCGAGCGGTCATGGAGACGTACGGGAGCTCGCCGCCGCCGGTCACCGTCAACATCGTGCAGGGCCGGGAGGACATATCGGTCAAGGTGAGTGCGCTAAGTGCGCGGGGGACACTTTCAGCTAATGCGTAGGTGCCTATTGGGGGAGGGGACACTTTCAGCTAATGCGTAGGTGCCTATTGGGGGAGGGGACACTTTCAGCTAATGCGTAGGTGCCTATTGGGGGAGGGGACACTTTCAGCTAATGCGTAGGTGCCTATTGGGGGGGGACCGTATCGGCATAACAGTTGCTGAGTGGTCccaagtaattttattatatatataatttatagactGTTAAGTTCATCATAAATCTTTTGTTATATGTgtgctattatttatatgtggtgaacctaatcaaaatattatattcctttTCTCCTCTCCTTATTCTTTATAAGagagttttgtttttctacaaaaacgGCAGTGACGTTCCTGGTGAAATGGGTGCcagttcaatttatttctttgaaattacTACATAACATAGATCcattaatgtttgtaaattatcAATTGACGAGGCACCTCATACGTAAGTCTTTCGCTACGAATGGTCTTCGTACGCACAGAGTAAGCGTTGCATACGCTTGTCCAAATAATGTCCGCAAAGTGTTCCATGAAGGACGACATATGTCTCTCCGTGGAAATGGGACCATAAGACAATAATTTCGCATCGTGGATTATATCCTGAAGCCTcataggcctgtgtcccagctgtgggataTAGCCTGATgattatactataattatcaTCCTATGAAACTTGAATCttcattatagtattaaagattgacacttttttttaatttccatggTCTATTACCCaatttaaagtgaaaataGGTTGCCAGACAGAGATCGCTgtctagcaataaggccgccttttgtacgAAATATCATTGTGCCATTATTCTGTACAAACTTAACTTTCTGTTtcgtacaataaagtattataaataaataaataaaactatccaCCAACAGATGTCAGACCGCGGCGGCGGTATCCCGCGCAGTGTGACGGACCTTCTGTTCAAATACATGTACAGTACCGCGCCGCAGCCCTCCAAGTCTGACTCGCACACGGTGCCCTTGGCCGGTGAGTATAATATAGGTGCACTAGTAATGTGCTAACACTATAATATAGGTACACTAGTAATGTGTATGCACTATAATAAAGGTGCACTAGAAATGTGGGTGCACTATAATATAGGTGCACTAGTAATGTGCTAACACTATAATAGAGCTACggttaaatcctactaatcctactaatattataaatgcgaaagtttgtaaggatgtgtgtgtgtgtatgtttgttgatctttcacgcaaaaactactgaaccgattccaatgaaatttggtacgttgacagatcgacaactggaataacatataggcaactttttattccgatattgctacgggatacggatttacgcggatgaaaccacGGGCCTTGCTTTTTTTGActtctttttctttgattgattttctgactttttaatacttttactgGACTTCAAACCATCGGTTGGTGTATTTGAATGTGTTAGGAACTAGTTGCAATAGGTGTATACAATAGAGCTATAACTTTGTgacactatattattaaaaaacaaactgatTTTAAGCCATTGGTCAGtgaatttgattgttttacgcactataatatagttttttacattataatattaagcaattaattaattttatgtgtcGCAGCGCGTCCATGAGTGGTCGTTGGGCTAtttattatcactacatagtatgaaacgaagtcgctttctctgtccccaTGTCCCTATGTAGGTTTAAATCTTTGAAACTACCcaacggttttttttttaatagatggaGTAATACAAGtggaagatttatatgtataataacatctgataaactactccgaatttaacgcgtgcgaagccgcgggcaaaggcTTATAgcaagtatatataattttgtacaacTGACCAATTGATGTAGTCAGTTTATAACAAATCGAAGCCAGTCATAGAGACTGttaacaaagtgagggtagtccaactcagctcataccctgtctgcatactaaatattatcaaaatccgttcagtagtttcagcgtaatTGACGGAGAAACGaacatacacatttataatattagtgcgatTATGTCCAAGACagttcataccctgtctgcatactaaatatcatcaaaatccgttcagtagtttcagcgttaTTGACGGCAAACGaacatacacatttataatattaatgcgatttaaaaatgtccaagacagctcataccctgtctgcatactaaatatcatcaaaatccgttctgtagtttcAGCGTTATTGACGGCAAACGaacatacacatttataatatatgtgcgatttaaaaatgtccaggacagctcataccctgtccgcataccaaatatcatcaaaatccgttctgtagtttcagcgcaattgacggacaaacaaacatacacatttataatattagtgcgatTTAAAATGTGTCCAGGTTACGGCTACGGTTTGCCGATATCGCGGCTGTACGCGCGGTACTTCCACGGCGACCTCGTGCTGATGTCCTGCGAGGGCTTCGGCACTGATGCCGTCATCTATTTGAAGGTCAgttgtcatcatcatcatcatcatcatcatcaccatcatcaccatcatcatcatcatcatcatccgtctatctatctttatttcttctctatgtatataaaattctcgtgacACAATGTTAGTTATCATATTCCTCCGAAACTGCTGGACCGTGGATTTTCATGAATTTTTGTGAGCAtaatatcgggtaggtctgagaatgggctaacatctatttttcatagccCGAAATGATAAGAGTGAGGCAgcaaaacagcgtttgccgggtcagctagtatagatatatctaCATACAGGGTGTCTCACCGATAGCTATACcaccaaattaataaatcatttttgaattgacgtatttaaaattaccttTTAACCGACTCCAAAAAGTACTCTCTTTTTGGTTGTTCTCAATTCtcactataaaatatgtaactcGAGTTGTTAGCTACTATTTTTAAGTTGAAACCATTAACATAGAGGAGAAGAATCGgcttacataaatttttttacgaataatttatttacaaattaaaaactttttaacggattttaaacgcgatttattcattatattactaacccgacatttcgagcactttacagcgagcgcggtcacggggagactcaataaatcgcgtttaaaatccgttaaaaagtttttaatttctaaatgtataatactcgcgtaaaaccaaacacaagaataatttattttctaatcgCCATTCAGGCGCTGTCGAACGAAGCGAACGAGCTGCTGCCGATATTCAACCGCACGTCCAGCAAGTTCTACCGCTCGGGGCCCGTGCTGGCGGACTGGTCGGCGCCCGtgcccgccgccgcgccgcgcccgcaCCGCCCCTCCCTCTCGCACACCGTGTAGCGTGCAGCGGTGCGAGCGGGACGGCGACACCCCAACGCCTGCACCCCAGCGCCTGCAGCGACACGCCTATCACGCACACTACGAACCGGCGCTATCGCCGTCCCGCCCGCACGCTGTGTAGCGCGCAGCGGTGCGAGCGGGACGGCGACACCCCAGCGCCTGCACCCCAGCGCCTGCAGCGAGACGCCTGTCACGCACAATACGAACCGGCGCTATCGCCATCCCGCCCGCACGCTGTGTAGCGCGCAGCGGTGCGAGCAGGACGGGGAGAGCGCCGTTTCGTAGTGTCCTGTTCGTTGTAGTGTACGTGCGAGGCCTCTCGCTCGCACGCTGCGCAGCGCGCCACCGTGTGAGCGGAACGGGGATAGCGTACCGACGCATTTTGGGTGATGGGCCCCTCCCGCTCGCACGTTGGGTAGCGCGCAAGGGTGCGAGCGGGATGGCGATAGCGCCGGTTCGTAGTATGTTGTACATATGATGTTTTGTTGTAGTGTAGTGCGCCACCGTGCGGGCGGGACGGGAACAGCACCCTGCCACAATATGTCGTATACATCAGACAGTATAGTGGTGTACGTGCCTTTCCCTCGGACGATGTGTAGCGCGCATAGGTGCGAGCGGGACGGGGATAGTGGAGTTACTGTAGCGactttaagtatatatatatatatatatatatatatatatactgtaGGTTGCGCTGTCTCTATCATACATAGTGTGGGGTGAGCGGGTGCGATATAGTAGTGTGTGCGGTGTGGGTacgtgaaataataatgatttaggTGCGGGAAATGTATGACAAGCATTGGCTATCCCTCTCGCacgtatatagatataaaaaggATAGACTATCCTTTAGTATACCATATAGTTCAACATTATGATTTCATAGTTTAGAAAGTATATCTTAGTGAGAACAAGTCATGGATGGGCTTATAGTGTGTAAATGTATGTATCACTtgctgtaatattatatattattagggTCTCTACGTCTGTTTGTAGtcgttgtatataaatatgacttTGACAATGtggctatttaaatttatcattactCAATATAATGATGGCATATAGATTGATTAAAATTCTCAAACAATgcattaaattgtaaacaatatgTTACGGGTCAAAATTTATCGATAGATCACGATCTAACGGGACAGATTATAATCTGACGGTGTTTACAGTTTAGCGGTAACATTACACGTCAATAGCTATTCGATGCAGATGGGtctttctatttctattctttatataacaaataaaatttggtacttcTTTAAACAAGTAttcgattatttaaaaatgctgtttataaaatatagagggaacaaatgaatataactttctctctctcttttCCTCACGAAATGTGTGTTACATATGCACGGATAGATGTAGTTAGTCCCTTTCGTATACTGAATAGTGAAAGATTGTCCGTTTTCGCAATTAACTAGTAACAATCGTTGCGGGTATTTGGggactaaataaatatgctgTAAAAGCCaactgataaatatatttagactCTAAAGGTAAtacaagtttataaaatattaatttgtaaggatatttattaatgtattttagacGATTTTTCAATAACTAACAAGGTATACAatgcaaaattttgtttaatctaCATTGGTTCTGTGTCTCTTTCGCACATTTAGTGTATGAGCGAGATAGATGTATAAGAACAAATTCGggtaatatgttatatattatacgtgCGTCGTATAAAGGTGTGACCAAATTTGAAACAGGTATGCGTGGTGCTGTCTCCCTCGCACGTGTGCTGTGTGAGCGAGACGGGTGTGTGTGTAGTATGAGATGTCGCTGTAAGATttgagttttaaaaaaatatagctgtcccatatttttctatagacAATGAGCAAGACAGCGAATTAGTTAAAAACCAGACTTTGAATTAAGTCttgctatgtatatataatacacattatatattgtcgattttatataataatcaaacatGGCCAAAAATTTACGGTTTCCTACAACTGTGTagacatacaaaatttatgctatttattgttttggcGCAATAAAAAGACCAAAACCTTTACGTTtaggtaaaatttaattttgatatgtgATAACTTGATCGTTCCTCTCGCTCTAGCGTTTGACGTTTGAGCGAGACGGAAGATGCTAGAATACTCGCAGGATACTCAATGGGGGCTGTAACAATTTTTGacataattcaaaaaaaaagtactaCTTATAAGACATAAGTCGCACAAGTATTGTTAATGGCACAAAAATACTTGTATCTATAGCCATTtaacgttataaaaaaaataacatgtcaGCCCCTTGTAACGTAGCTCTCTTTCACACACTGCCCATTTTGCATATGTGAGAGTGAGATGGAGATAGTCGGTTAATATGTGCGTTCGTTTAATTGAGATTTCTGTAGAAATTGCGAGAAATCGAGATTTATTGTcgattctaataaaatataaatttcatttcattcgaTAAGGATTTCAATCCTGCGAgatgttttttatgtgatactCGTTTTTAGATTGCTTTATCTGTGGTTGATATGGAACGGCGCGAAATGCGAAAAGTGAATCTATGTGAcgtaagataaaaaaaaatcttctacAAACCTATCAATAGTGCATTTTAAGATAGTCAACCGGATTTCATCGGATTCATCTAATAATTACTGTTATTCAAACACATGCGTTCTCacgttattcaataaaatgacaaaacatatgtttatttatttattacaaataataaaacattgtatttgaaatgtaattgCTTCAATATGTCTCTCTTTCGATTATTCGGAAATATGATGTCCTGGAAAGAGAAGGGCTACTTGCGATTATTGGATTAAATATCTCTATatcatcaataatataaatgagcCATCTCTTTCTATCTATGTGTGTTTCTgcatgaaagaaagaaacagaATTGTAAATGCAAATGGTAAAACGAATTTGTCTATggatatcataatttaatcaaatagttttgcaagaattaaaaataaatataaacaatagcatatcatatttattcacTTTTCATTATCATTGAAATCTGGCAACACCGAAGAAGACGGACCACAGATAATGAATGTATATAGATAATGTATCTTTAGGCTTAAGTAGatttaaggaaaatatatcataaagtaagttttaatgtatttcaaataGATTTGGTAGCGAACAATTATTGTTGGatatcatacatttttgatttttatgattagttTTGATTTCATAATACTTCAAATTCATTCTACGCagttgttgtatttattatttcattaaatgatattgcacttttatcacatttcatcaagaatgtatatttctaatgtaaaatagaataaagtaaaataaatcattagtACAAGATTATTTAAGTACAGAATTCAAATATCAAGCCATATGCTATCTCATTCTAGCGAAGTTGTGTTGTGGAAGCGGGAATGAGatggaaataattttgtacagataaataaagcTTGTAGTATTTACGGAATAAATGTTAGCTGTCTCACACAAGtacaatagtttttaaatatggtaATGCACAAGTCGATATAGTGTTACCAGTCGTAACTTTTTTTCACCTTATCATTCTTACGCAGCTTTAAGATATTTTGTACCTGTAAGTATATGAATTATGAAGTAAAGCAagatttatttgcatttcaactaatttaagttttaagcGTTATTccaaattgatatttatgtaattttagaaTCTAGGAATGATTTATagagaaaattgtttaattttgtgaataaatttttcaatgtgagtcgtttgttttatttatttttattgtagctacctaaatacattaaagtaaatataaaaagagatTCCGTCGGAaactcatattatttatatttgacaaAGTTTAGAGAAATATGGGTTTGAATTCTTTTAAACATCTTAAAGATCGAATTACCTTGTCTCTAACATATGAGTAGGGAAATTTCcatgtaagtaaattatatgttgtatcaaaatatattatctgttcGTCGCAGACTGTCAGATCACGGTCAGATTTCACTGTCAGTGTCAGTTATTGTTTATGTCATGAAATAAATCGActgttatgtatgttttatttataatctcatTAACAGTATTTTATTAGGTTTACAGTATGGACATTATAAAGAATGTGTTATCGTATCCAGAAAGAGTGTGTAGAATATGCCTTTGCGATGCTTCATGTCAAATTTCTATACTTGACACTATAGAGGGGGATGATCGTACTATTTACGAAGTTTTATCGTTTGTTACGAACTTAAATATATCTGTAGTCAATGAATATCCAAAACAAATTTGTAGTGAGTGTCATAATGCTTTAACTAAGGCTGATGNNNNNNNNNNNNNNNNNNNNNNNNNNNNNNNNNNNNNNNNNNNNNNNNNNNNNNNNNNNNNNNNNNNNNNNNNNNNNNNNNNNNNNNNNNNNNNNNNNNNNNNNNNNNNNNNNNNNNNNNNNNNNNNNNNNNNNNNNNNNNNNNNNNNNNNNNNNNNNNNNNNNNNNNNNNNNNNNNNNNNNNNNNNNNNNNNNNNNNNNNNNNNNNNNNNNNNNNNNNNNNNNNNNNNNNNNNNNNNNNNNNNNNNNNNNNNNNNNNNNNNNNNNNNNNNNNNNNNNNNNNNNNNNNNNNNNNNNNNNNNNNNNNNNNNNNNNNNNNNNNNNNNNNNNNNNNNNNNNNNNNNNNNNNNNNNNNNNNNNNNNNNNNNNNNNNNNNNNNNNNNNNNNNNNNNNNNNNNNNNNNNNNNNNNNNNNNNNNNNNNNNNNNNNNNNNNNNNNNNNNNNNNNNNNNNNNNNNNNNNNNNNNNNNNNNNNNNNNNNNNNNNNNNNNNNNNNNNNNNNNNNNNNNNNNNNNNNNNNNNNNNNNNNNNNNNNNNNNNNNNNNNNNNNNNNNNNNNNNNNNNNNNNNNNNNNNNNNNNNNNNNNNNNNNNNNNNNNNNNNNNNNNNNNNNNNNNNNNNNNNNNNNNNNNNNNNNNNNNNNNNNNNNNNNNNNNNNNNNNNNNNNNNNNNNNNNNNNNNNNNNNNNNNNNNNNNNNNNNNNNNNNNNNNNNNNNNNNNNNNNNNNNNNNNNNNNNNNNNNNNNNNNNNNNNNNNNNNNNNNNNNNNNNNNNNNNNNNNNNNNNNNNNNNNNNNNNNNNNNNNNNNNNNNNNNNNNNNNNNNNNNNNNNNNNNNNNNNNNNNNNNNNNNNNNNNNNNNNNNNNNNNNNNNNNNNNNNNNNNNNNNNNNNNNNNNNNNNNNNNNNNNNNNNNNNNNNNNNNNNNNNNNNNNNNNNNNNNNNNNNNNNNNNNNNNNNNNNNNNNNNNNNNNNNNNNNNNNNNNNNNNNNNNNNNNNNNNNNNNNCAAAAGTCGCACAAGTATTGTTAATGGCACAAAAATACTTGTATCTATAGCCATTtaacgttataaaaaaattaacatgtcAGCCCCTTGTAACGTAGCTCTCTTTCACACACTGCCCATTTTGCATATGTGAGAGTGAGATGGAGATAGTCGGTTAATATGTGCGTTCGTTTAATTGAGATTTCTGTAGAAATTGCGAGAAATCGAGATTTATTGTCGAttcctaataaaatataaatttcatatcattCGATAAGGATTTCAATCCTGCGAgatgttttttatgtgatactCGTTTTTAGATTGCTTTATCTGTGGTTGATATGGAATGGCGCGAAATGCGAAAAGTGAATCTATGTGAcgtaagataaaaaaaaatcttctacAAACCTATCAATAGTGCATTTTAAGATAGTCAACCGGATTTCATCGGATTCAGCTAATAATTACTGTTATTCAAACACATGCGTTCTCacgttattcaataaaatgacaaaacatatgtttatttatttattacaaataataaaacattgtatttgaaatgtaattgCTTCAATATGTCTCTCTTTCGATTATTCGGAAATATTATATGCTGGAAAGAGAAGGGCTACTTGCGATTATTGGATTAAATATCTCTATatcatcaataatataaatgagcCATCTCTTTCTATCTATGTGTGTTTCTgcatgaaagaaagaaacagaATTGTAAATGCAAATGGTAAAACGAATTTGTCTATggatatcataatttaatcaaatagttttgcaagaattaaaaataaatataaacaatagcatatcatatttattcacTTTTCATTATCATTGAAATCTGGCAACACCGAAGAAGACGGACCACAGATAATGAATGTATATAGATAATGTATCTTTAGGCTTAAGTAGatttaaggaaaatatatcataaagtaagttttaatgtatttcaaataGATTTGGTAGCGAACAATTATTGTTGGatatcatacatttttgatttttatgattagttTTGATTTCATAATACTTCAAATTCATTCTACGCagttgttgtatttattatttcattaaatgatattgcacttttatcacatttcatcaagaatgtatatttctaatgtaaaatagaataaagtaaaataaatcattagtACAAGATTATTTAAGTACAGAATTCAAATATCAAGCCATATGCTATCTCATTCTAGCGAAGTTGTGTTGTGGAAGCGGGAATGAGatggaaataattttgtacagataaataaagcTTGTAGTATTTACGGAATAAATGTTAGCTGTCTCACACAAGtacaatagtttttaaatatggtaATGCACAAGTCGATATAGTGTTACCAGTCGTAACTTTTTTTCACCTTATCATTCTTACGCAGCTTTAAGATATTTTGTACCTGTAAGTATATGAATTATGAAGTAAAGCAagatttatttgcatttcaactaatttaagttttaagcGTTATTccaaattgatatttatgtaattttagaaTCTAGGAATGATTTATagagaaaattgtttaattttgtgaataaatttttcaatgtgagtcgtttgttttatttatttttattgtagctacctaaatacattaaagtaaatataaaaagagatTCCGTCGGAaactcatattatttatatttgacaaAGTTTAGAGAAATATGGGTTTGAATTCTTTTAAACATCTTAAAGATCGAATTACCTTGTCTCTAACATATGAGTAGGGAAATTTCcatgtaagtaaattatatgttgtatcaaaatatattatctgttcGTCGCAGACTGTCAGATCACGGTCAGATTTCACTGTCAGTGTCAGTTATTGTTTATGTCATGAAATAAATCGActgttatgtatgttttatttataatctcatTAACAGTATTTTATTAGGTTTACAGTATGGACATTATAAAGAATGTGTTATCGTATCCAGAAAGAGTGTGTAGAATATGCCTTTGCGATGCTTCATGCCAAATTTCTATACTTGACACTATAGAGGGGGATGATCGTACTATTTACGAAGTTTTATCGTTTGTTACGAACTTAAATATATCTGTAGTCAATGAATATCCAAAACAAATTTGTAGTGAGTGTCATAACGCTTTAATTAAGGCTGATGAGCTTAAACAGCGATGTATCTTATCGGAAAACTTTTTGAAAGAGGCGCTTGCAAATGCCGAAAAAGAGTCTCATATTAGCACGAAAATTGAGTTTACACTAACACAATTACCTGAACTGTACCAGTGTGCGGTGTGCGCGAAGAAATACTCAAATTTAATAGATCTTGAATATCACGCATTAAACCATACTTTAGAAAAACATGAAATTGC
Proteins encoded in this window:
- the LOC119836410 gene encoding pyruvate dehydrogenase (acetyl-transferring) kinase, mitochondrial produces the protein MRLAGTIFSNVTKMLDFYSQFNPSPLSIKQFIDFGLNACERKSYLFLRKELPVRLANIMKEIALLPDNLLRMPSVGLVNQWYERSFEEIIEFEKMEPEQPVLTSFCERLMHIRNRHADVVQTMAQGVLELKESHEVDPGVESSIQYFLDRFYMSRISIRMLINQHTLLFGEQIGAKQASVNGMGNGGRHIGSIDPACDVAAVVRDAYENARFLCDRYYLASPELELLQNGVASERPMPIIYVPSHLYHMLFELFKNAMRAVMETYGSSPPPVTVNIVQGREDISVKMSDRGGGIPRSVTDLLFKYMYSTAPQPSKSDSHTVPLAGYGYGLPISRLYARYFHGDLVLMSCEGFGTDAVIYLKALSNEANELLPIFNRTSSKFYRSGPVLADWSAPVPAAAPRPHRPSLSHTV